The Lewinellaceae bacterium DNA window TATTGACAGGATGGAATCCCAACCATCGATGGAATTACTCGATTTGACAGGCACCCCGATCACCGGTAATGGTGTTAACGATGCCACCATGCCGGGCAGGTGGGCTGCTCCTCCGGCTCCGGCAATGATCACCTTAATTCCCCGCAGATGTGCCTGCCTGGCAAAATCAAACATACGCTGAGGGGTGCGGTGTGCACTTACGATACTGATCTCACAGGGCACGTCAAATTCTTTCAGAATGTCCGCTGCCTGCCGCATGACCGGCAGATCCGAATCCGATCCCATAATGATGCTTACAATAGGGTTGGTGAGGGCTTTTGAAGGATCCATGAGGAATATTTTAGGTGATACTGATGACTTTAATGAGGTCCTGGATGGTCTTCGCCTTACGGACAGCCTCATCGGCATTGGATCCAAGAACCGTTATGTGGCCCATCTTTCGGCTGGGCTTGGTTTCTTCTTTTCCATAAAGGTGAATATAAGCCTGAGGAATTGCCAGGACTTTTTCTATGCCCTGGTAGAACACCGGACCCTGATATCCAGGCTCTCCCAAAAGATTGACCATTGCCGCCGGATGCAAGTTGGTGACATCTCCCAAAGGCCAGTTCAGGATGC harbors:
- the purE gene encoding 5-(carboxyamino)imidazole ribonucleotide mutase, whose protein sequence is MDPSKALTNPIVSIIMGSDSDLPVMRQAADILKEFDVPCEISIVSAHRTPQRMFDFARQAHLRGIKVIIAGAGGAAHLPGMVASLTPLPVIGVPVKSSNSIDGWDSILSILQMPNGIPVATVALNAAKNAGILAARIIGTHQSVVLERVMHYQKEMEKTVLLKAEKLENETKG